A segment of the Myxosarcina sp. GI1 genome:
TCCATTACCTCGGTAATTATTCCCAGTCCCGTCGCTTCTGGTTCTCTACTCGCCCCTGGAGATGTGGCAGAAATCAAAGAAATCGTCGGGGCATTCGGTTTGACACCTTTGGTTATCCCCGATTTATCTGAATCAGTGGACGGACACCTAGATGATGACTACAACAGCAAAACCCCTGGAGGTACTGACAAAGCGCAGTTGCAACAGTTAGAGCGATCGCTTTTTACCATTGCTATTGGGGAAAGTATGCGTCCTGCTGCCGAAATTTTACAACAAAAATTTGGTACTAACTTTGAAGTTACACCCCGTCTGGCAGGATTGGCAGCAGTAGATAAGTTTTTGTGGCTGTTAGCACAGATTAACAACTACAAAAGCGATCCCGATTGGAAATTCAATCCTCAAATTCCAGCAAAATACGAACGTCAGCGTCGCCAATTACAAGATGCTATTTTAGACACTCACTTTTATCTAGGTGGTAAAAAAGTTTCACTGGCATTAGAACCAGATTTGCTCTATCAAACTAGTTGGTTGCTAACAGAAATGGGAGCAGAAATAAACGCTGCCGTAACTACAACTAAGTCGCCAATACTTAAAGATCTACCTTTTGACAGCGTAACTATTGGAGACTTAGAAGACCTAGAAGACTTAGCCTCTGGTTCGGATTTAATTATTACTAATTCCCAAGGAAAAACACTTGCCGATAAACTCCATATTCCCCTATATCGTATGGGTTATCCCATTTACGATCGCCTGGGTAATGGTTCTCGTTGTCTGGTCGGTTATCGAGGTACCATGCAGTTTCTATTTGACCTCGGCAATATTTTTATTGAAATTGGTCATTAGTAGAGGCGATTCGCGAATCCCCCGTATAATTGTCGGTCATTTGTCATTAGCCAGAGAGTAGAAAAATGAGTCAACTTTTAACCAGAGAAGCCACATCGCGATTGAATCAGCTTCAATTTGATTTTCTCCAAGAATTAACTAAAAAAATTCGTTTAACAGATACTGCTAACAAATATCAAGATTGGACAGATCTACAGCTAATCGAACAATTAGTTATTTGTTCTGTATCTCAACCAGTTGACTCAGAAAAAAACAATCTCGATCCTCTCGATGAGCTATTAATTACTGCTTTTTACCAAGCGATCGGAGCAGTTGTCGAGAAGACTACAGGGCATTCTACAAAAACTTTTGTACATTTGAACAGTGAAGAATTTGATTCAGCAGTTATTTTTTGTGGCGGAGTTATGGTTTTATATTCCCTATCTTTAGATCGCAAAAGTTTCTGTTTTACAACTCTAAAAGAGTTAGCCGACATAGCTGATAACTATATTCATCATGCTTTAGCCAAAGCTATTTGTTACTTTAATTTTTAATTTTTTTATTCTTTCTTTGTCTATAACGTACACCGATTAATGATTTATGACTAATAAAAACCAGTTACTAACTACTAACCATTAACCAATAACAAAAAAGATGAAAGTCGCCTTTGCTACCCAAGATAACATTCATATAAATGCTCACTTTGGTTGGGCAAAAAAAGTTGATGTTTATGATGTTTCTGCTGAAGGATATAAATTTCTCAACACAGTCGAATTTGGGGGAAACCTCAAAGAAGATGGCAACGAAGATAAGTTAATCCCAAAAATTAAGGCAGTTGCCGACTGTACGATCGTCTACGTTTCGGCGATCGGAGGCAGTGCCGCATCCCGTTTGTTACAGAACAAAATTACGCCTCTTAAAGCAGAAAATCAAAACGATGAAATTGCCGATGTTCTTAATAGTTTGGTCAAAACTTTAGGCAATCCTCCCGCTTGGTTGCGTAAAGCTTTAGGACAAAAGACAAAAAGTTTCGATTTCGATGATGAAGAGGAATAGTGATTAGAAGGCAGGGGGCAGGAGGTAATTTTATTTTTGACAAAGAACGAAGAACAAAATACAAAAAACTCAAGATTACGCAGCAAAACCTACATCTAAAAATTAATAATTATGGCTACAACTACAACTACCACTACCACTACCAGTCCTGAAACTAATATCAGTATTGTTGAAGAGAGTGCCTTTCTTCAAGCATTAGTACAACAGGTACGCGCTCAAGATCATTATGGCGTTTATCGTAGTTGGAAAGATGAATTGGTGCTGGCTAAATATGTGGTTAGCAAAGAAAAGAAAAGCCAGATTTCTGTAGAAGGTGATGTCGATCCCGCAACTCAATTGAGAATTCTCTGTTTCTATCGGGCGATCGCGGCTTGTATCGAAAAAGAAACGGGCAAACTCTGCCAAGTCGTTATCGATCTTTCTCACGAAGGCTTTGGCTGGGCGATCGTCTGGACTGGTCGCTTGATGGTGCTATCGCGCACTTTACGGGATGCTCAACGCTTTGGCTATCCTTCACTTAAGAAATTGGCAGCACAAGGAGAAAGATTGGTCGAGTCTGGTATTAAAACTATCGAGAAGTTTCCCGATGCTGCGGACGGATAATCACTTTTTCCCTCCTGCCTCCAACACTTACAACTAATAAATATATGACTACTACAATCAACCCCCCAACCCCCGAAGCTGTTGCCGAGTTGAAGAAAATTATTAAAAAACTTAACAGCAGAGCAGGACAAATGAAGATGGACTTGCACGATCTCGCTGAAGGTTTGCCTACAGATTACGAAAAGCTAATCGCAGCAGCAACTCAAACCTACGATATTTACAGTCGTTTAGCCAAACTCAAACAACAATTAAAAATTTGGGAGCAACAACTATCATGACCGTAACTGACACTACGCCAAAAACTTTAGCTCAATTCAAAACGCTAACCGATGCGGAAGATTATTTACAATTTTTCGACATCGAATACGATCGCGATTTTGTTAATATCAATCGCCTCCATATTTTAAAACAGTTTTCCCTATTAATTAGCGAGGTCGATAAAGCTTTCCCCGACGTTAGCGAAGCCGAAAAACTAGAAAAGTACCGTCTCGCTTTAGAAGAAGCCTATGAGGTTTTCTTAACTTCCAGTCCTTTAGAAACCAAGTTATTTAAAGTATTTCAAACCAAACCGAAAAACTTTGTTTCATTAGACGACCTAAGTAAGAAAGCAGAGGCAAAATAATTGTCATCAATTGCCATTTATGACAAAAAACAGAGGATGACTATGCTCACAGCAAAAGAACTAGAACGCTACAGCCGACAAATCCAGCTTTCAGGTTTGGGAGAAGAGGGACAGGAAGCCCTTAAAAATACTACTGCTCTAGTTTCTGGAGTCGGTGGTTTGGGGGGAACAGTGGCTCTCTATCTCGCGGTTGCAGGCATTGGCAAGTTAATTCTAGTTCGAGGTGGTGAGTTGCGTCTCGACGATATGAATCGTCAGATTTTGATGAGCGATGATTGGGTAGGCAAACCTAGAGTTATTAAGGCTAAAGAAACTCTTAGCCAAATAAACCCCGATGTGGAAGTTGAGGCGATCGCCGAATATGTTACCCCCGAAAATGTCGATGCTCTCCTCCAACGTTCCGACATCGCCCTCAGCTGCGCTCACAATTTTCCCGAACGAGATTTACTCAACGCCGCCTGCGTACGCTGGAACAAGCCGATGATTGAAGCTGCCATGAACAGCATGGAAGCTTACGTTACTGCGATCGTTCCTGGTAAAACCCCCTGTCTTTCTTGCATCTTCCCCGAAAAACCCGACTGGGATCGGAGGGCATTTGGCGTACTTGGTGCAGTTTCTGGCACCCTTGCCTGTTTGACTGCCTTAGAAGCTATCAAGCTGATTACGGGATTGGGTAAACCTCTCATGGGT
Coding sequences within it:
- a CDS encoding CCE_0567 family metalloprotein, which gives rise to MTTTINPPTPEAVAELKKIIKKLNSRAGQMKMDLHDLAEGLPTDYEKLIAAATQTYDIYSRLAKLKQQLKIWEQQLS
- a CDS encoding HesA/MoeB/ThiF family protein yields the protein MTMLTAKELERYSRQIQLSGLGEEGQEALKNTTALVSGVGGLGGTVALYLAVAGIGKLILVRGGELRLDDMNRQILMSDDWVGKPRVIKAKETLSQINPDVEVEAIAEYVTPENVDALLQRSDIALSCAHNFPERDLLNAACVRWNKPMIEAAMNSMEAYVTAIVPGKTPCLSCIFPEKPDWDRRAFGVLGAVSGTLACLTALEAIKLITGLGKPLMGQLLNMDLANVEFHKLRLYKDPECPVCGNSKQSTVISYQGSAEVSATLSVTN
- a CDS encoding DUF269 domain-containing protein → MSQLLTREATSRLNQLQFDFLQELTKKIRLTDTANKYQDWTDLQLIEQLVICSVSQPVDSEKNNLDPLDELLITAFYQAIGAVVEKTTGHSTKTFVHLNSEEFDSAVIFCGGVMVLYSLSLDRKSFCFTTLKELADIADNYIHHALAKAICYFNF
- the nifX gene encoding nitrogen fixation protein NifX, with protein sequence MKVAFATQDNIHINAHFGWAKKVDVYDVSAEGYKFLNTVEFGGNLKEDGNEDKLIPKIKAVADCTIVYVSAIGGSAASRLLQNKITPLKAENQNDEIADVLNSLVKTLGNPPAWLRKALGQKTKSFDFDDEEE
- the nifW gene encoding nitrogenase-stabilizing/protective protein NifW, with product MTVTDTTPKTLAQFKTLTDAEDYLQFFDIEYDRDFVNINRLHILKQFSLLISEVDKAFPDVSEAEKLEKYRLALEEAYEVFLTSSPLETKLFKVFQTKPKNFVSLDDLSKKAEAK
- a CDS encoding NifX-associated nitrogen fixation protein, encoding MATTTTTTTTTSPETNISIVEESAFLQALVQQVRAQDHYGVYRSWKDELVLAKYVVSKEKKSQISVEGDVDPATQLRILCFYRAIAACIEKETGKLCQVVIDLSHEGFGWAIVWTGRLMVLSRTLRDAQRFGYPSLKKLAAQGERLVESGIKTIEKFPDAADG